The following coding sequences lie in one Capnocytophaga stomatis genomic window:
- the atpB gene encoding F0F1 ATP synthase subunit A translates to MITRNIIQHFVLSLLFFLPFQGFSAETKEGEAFDPVGMIMHHIGDSHEFHIYGAGESSVSLPLPVILWTENGLVTFMSSEFHHDNEGKVVVERDGMKFARFHEEIFYTDADGTLSFDESGHVTNNRPWNFSITKNVLSLIIVSLLLLAVFIPMANSYKKNQRAPKGVAAFLEPIVLFVRDDIAIPQIGEKKHTRYMPYLLTIFFLIWFGNLFGLIPFFPFASTLTNDILFTGFLAVVTFLITLFSSNKNYWKHIFATPGVPVWLSPIMIPVEILGMFTKPFALMVRLFANITAGHIIILSLVSLIFIFKTLAVSPVSIAFALFINVLELLVAVLQAYVFTLLSALFIGQAVEEEHH, encoded by the coding sequence ATGATAACAAGGAACATAATTCAACATTTCGTTTTATCTTTATTATTTTTTCTGCCTTTTCAAGGATTTTCTGCTGAAACTAAGGAAGGGGAAGCTTTCGATCCTGTAGGGATGATTATGCATCACATTGGTGATTCGCACGAATTTCATATCTATGGTGCGGGAGAGTCTTCGGTTTCATTGCCACTTCCGGTTATTCTTTGGACGGAAAACGGGTTAGTAACGTTTATGTCAAGTGAGTTTCATCACGATAATGAAGGTAAAGTGGTGGTTGAGCGTGACGGAATGAAATTCGCTCGTTTTCACGAAGAAATTTTCTATACAGATGCTGACGGGACGCTTAGTTTTGATGAAAGTGGTCACGTGACTAACAATCGTCCGTGGAATTTTTCAATTACAAAGAACGTACTTTCACTAATTATTGTTTCGCTGTTATTGTTGGCGGTTTTTATCCCAATGGCAAATTCTTACAAAAAGAATCAAAGAGCTCCAAAAGGCGTTGCTGCTTTTTTAGAGCCGATAGTTCTTTTTGTGCGTGACGATATTGCTATTCCTCAAATAGGAGAGAAGAAACACACTCGTTATATGCCGTATTTATTGACGATTTTCTTCTTGATTTGGTTCGGAAATCTTTTTGGATTGATTCCTTTCTTCCCATTTGCAAGTACTTTAACTAATGACATATTGTTTACCGGTTTCTTGGCGGTAGTAACGTTTTTAATAACATTGTTCAGCAGTAATAAGAATTATTGGAAACATATTTTTGCTACTCCCGGCGTTCCGGTTTGGTTATCGCCAATTATGATTCCTGTTGAGATTTTGGGAATGTTCACAAAGCCATTTGCGTTGATGGTGCGTTTGTTTGCTAATATTACAGCGGGTCACATCATTATTTTGAGTTTGGTGTCTTTGATTTTTATATTCAAAACTCTTGCGGTGTCGCCAGTTTCTATTGCTTTTGCTTTATTTATCAATGTATTGGAATTGTTGGTGGCAGTTTTACAAGCTTATGTGTTTACCTTGTTGTCGGCTTTGTTTATAGGTCAGGCAGTTGAAGAGGAGCATCATTAA
- the atpG gene encoding ATP synthase F1 subunit gamma, with product MANLKEIRSRISSVSSTMQITGAMKMVSAAKLKKAQDAILAMKPYAYKLKQLLEQLSSALGNDSVYNERPEEVKNILIVPITSNRGLCGAFNANIVKKAMELESGVYRNMNVKFYTVGKKGNDILKKTDKIYRHETHIFDSLTFTAASELASELMELYTSKQFDKIVLVYNSFKNAATQIITEETFLPIQSVAEAEESAMIDYIYEPSKEEIVKELIPRSLKMQIFKALRDSVASEHGARMTAMHKATDNANELKNQLKLTYNKARQAAITGEILEIVGGAEALS from the coding sequence ATGGCAAATTTAAAAGAAATACGAAGCAGGATTTCATCGGTAAGTTCTACGATGCAAATTACGGGAGCGATGAAAATGGTATCGGCGGCAAAACTTAAAAAAGCCCAAGATGCTATTTTGGCGATGAAACCTTATGCTTACAAATTAAAACAATTGTTGGAACAACTTAGCTCAGCCTTAGGAAATGACAGCGTGTATAATGAACGTCCTGAGGAAGTTAAGAATATTTTGATTGTTCCAATTACTTCAAACAGAGGTTTGTGCGGTGCGTTCAATGCAAATATTGTAAAAAAGGCAATGGAGCTTGAATCAGGAGTGTACAGAAATATGAATGTCAAATTTTATACCGTGGGTAAAAAAGGAAATGATATACTTAAAAAAACGGATAAAATATACAGACACGAAACGCATATTTTTGATAGTCTGACTTTTACAGCTGCTTCTGAGTTGGCTTCCGAGTTAATGGAATTGTACACTTCCAAGCAGTTTGACAAAATTGTATTGGTTTACAACAGTTTCAAAAATGCAGCCACACAGATTATTACAGAAGAAACATTCTTGCCAATTCAATCAGTTGCCGAGGCAGAAGAAAGTGCAATGATTGATTATATTTACGAACCTTCAAAAGAGGAAATTGTAAAAGAATTGATTCCGAGGTCATTGAAAATGCAGATTTTTAAAGCGTTGCGTGATTCAGTGGCATCTGAACACGGAGCACGAATGACGGCTATGCACAAAGCAACTGACAATGCCAATGAACTTAAAAATCAACTCAAATTGACTTATAACAAGGCTCGTCAGGCGGCTATCACGGGCGAAATTTTAGAAATTGTGGGTGGTGCCGAAGCTTTGAGCTGA
- the purL gene encoding phosphoribosylformylglycinamidine synthase, which translates to MIHFFKNPKQNLYAVQTTENLSEQTISKLNWLFGGAEKIDQQALNGFFVGPRAAMITPWSTNAVEITQNMDIQGIIRIEEFSEVAEEFTDFDPMLFQKYNELNQNIFTINITPEPVLEIDDIEGYNQKEGLALSAEEVTYLENLSKKSGRKLTDSEVFGFSQINSEHCRHKIFNGTFIIDGEEKPSSLFKLIKKTSETNPNEIVSAYKDNVAFIQGPVVEQFAPKTSDKPDFFETKKFESVISLKAETHNFPTTVEPFNGAATGSGGEIRDRLAGGQGSLPLAGTAVYMTSYSRLEENRPWEKAMDERKWLYQTPMDILIKASNGASDFGNKFGQPLIAGSLLTFEHEEDAKKLGFDKVIMLAGGIGYGKKSQALKHKPKEGDKIVILGGENYRIGMGGAAVSSADTGAFGSGIELNAIQRSNPEMQKRAANAIRAMVEADENPIVSIHDHGAGGHLNCLSELIEETGGKIDLDKLPVGDPTLSDKEIIGNESQERMGLVIGKQHIEKLQTIAERERSPMYEVGEVTSDKRFSIISEKKNTKPLDLNLSDMFGSSPKTIMEDASVSNTYEDLTYYQSNIKSYLEQVLQLEAVACKDWLTNKVDRCVGGRVAKQQCAGALQLPLNNVGVMALDYQGKEGIATTIGHSPLTALIDPVAGSRNAIAEALSNIVWAPLKNGIKGVSLSANWMWACKNKGEDARLYEAVKGCSDFAIELGINIPTGKDSLSMKQKYPNGDVIAPGTVIISSVANCTDITKVVEPVLKRNGGAIYYINLSQDEFKLGGSSFAQILNKIGKEAPTIKDAEYFKKAFNAIQHLVNQGQIQAGHDIGSGGLITTLLEMCFAENDLGADFDFSALKEEDTAKLLFNENIGVVFQANTEAENYLKSEGIEVFKIGAVTNSDILNVKNFDTELSFNISELRDIWYLTSYLLDKKQTKNDKATERYQNYSEQPLEFVFPKHFTGEKPTFSTENRPKAAVIREKGSNSEREMANAMYLAGFDVKDVHMTDLISGRETLEDVQFIGAVGGFSNSDVLGSAKGWAGAFLYNEKAKTALENFFKREDTLSVGICNGCQLFMELEVINPEHETHGKMLHNDSGKHESGFTSVTVQKNNSVMLSSLEGTTLGVWISHGEGKFRLPMAENEYNIVAKYAYEGYPANPNGSDYNTAMLCDKTGRHLVTMPHIERSVFQWNWANYPENRRDEVSPWVEAFVNARKWIEEKQGK; encoded by the coding sequence ATGATACATTTCTTTAAAAATCCGAAACAGAATTTATATGCGGTGCAAACCACCGAAAACTTGTCTGAGCAAACAATTTCTAAACTAAATTGGCTTTTTGGTGGAGCTGAAAAAATTGACCAACAGGCACTTAACGGATTCTTTGTGGGGCCTCGTGCAGCGATGATTACTCCGTGGAGTACTAACGCGGTGGAAATTACGCAAAATATGGATATTCAAGGAATTATCCGAATAGAAGAGTTTTCCGAAGTGGCAGAAGAATTCACTGATTTTGACCCAATGCTCTTCCAAAAATATAACGAACTTAATCAGAATATTTTTACTATAAATATCACTCCGGAGCCTGTTCTGGAAATTGATGATATAGAAGGCTATAACCAAAAAGAAGGTTTGGCTTTGAGTGCGGAAGAAGTGACTTATTTAGAGAATCTTTCTAAAAAATCAGGAAGAAAACTTACTGATTCTGAGGTTTTTGGGTTTTCTCAAATAAATTCGGAACACTGTCGCCATAAGATTTTTAACGGAACTTTTATCATTGATGGAGAAGAGAAACCAAGCTCACTCTTTAAACTTATCAAGAAAACTTCTGAAACAAATCCCAACGAAATTGTATCTGCTTACAAAGATAATGTTGCTTTTATTCAAGGTCCTGTGGTAGAGCAATTTGCTCCAAAAACTTCGGACAAGCCTGACTTTTTTGAAACTAAGAAATTTGAATCTGTTATTTCGCTCAAAGCAGAAACACATAATTTTCCGACAACGGTTGAGCCTTTCAACGGAGCTGCTACGGGTTCGGGAGGTGAAATTCGCGACCGATTGGCAGGCGGACAAGGTTCGTTACCGCTCGCAGGAACAGCCGTTTATATGACGTCTTATTCTCGTTTGGAAGAAAATCGCCCTTGGGAAAAAGCAATGGACGAACGCAAGTGGCTGTATCAAACCCCGATGGATATTCTCATCAAAGCTTCAAACGGAGCTTCTGATTTTGGGAATAAATTCGGACAACCACTCATCGCGGGTTCTCTCTTAACCTTTGAACACGAGGAAGATGCGAAAAAGTTAGGCTTCGATAAGGTAATTATGTTGGCTGGTGGTATAGGTTATGGAAAGAAATCGCAGGCTCTAAAACATAAACCAAAAGAAGGGGATAAAATCGTAATTTTAGGTGGAGAAAATTATCGTATTGGTATGGGTGGAGCCGCTGTTTCAAGTGCCGATACGGGAGCGTTTGGTTCTGGAATTGAGCTAAACGCGATTCAGCGTTCCAATCCTGAAATGCAAAAACGAGCTGCCAACGCCATCAGAGCGATGGTGGAAGCCGATGAAAATCCGATTGTTTCCATTCACGACCACGGAGCCGGAGGGCATTTGAACTGTCTGTCCGAGCTAATCGAAGAAACGGGCGGAAAAATCGATTTGGATAAACTTCCTGTGGGCGACCCAACGCTTTCCGACAAGGAAATCATCGGAAATGAATCGCAAGAGCGAATGGGATTAGTTATTGGAAAACAACATATTGAAAAATTGCAAACCATAGCCGAACGTGAACGAAGCCCGATGTATGAGGTGGGGGAAGTAACTTCGGACAAGCGTTTTTCAATTATTTCTGAGAAGAAAAACACCAAACCATTGGATTTGAACCTTTCAGATATGTTTGGAAGTTCTCCAAAAACAATTATGGAAGATGCTTCTGTATCAAATACTTATGAAGATTTAACGTATTATCAAAGCAACATAAAGTCATATTTGGAGCAGGTGCTTCAATTGGAGGCTGTGGCTTGTAAAGACTGGCTTACTAACAAAGTTGACCGATGCGTGGGCGGACGCGTAGCAAAACAACAATGTGCAGGAGCTTTACAGTTACCGCTTAATAATGTGGGAGTTATGGCATTGGACTACCAAGGCAAAGAGGGAATTGCAACAACCATTGGGCATTCACCACTTACGGCACTTATTGACCCTGTGGCAGGAAGCCGAAACGCCATTGCAGAGGCTTTGTCCAACATCGTGTGGGCACCGCTGAAAAACGGAATTAAAGGCGTTTCATTATCAGCCAATTGGATGTGGGCTTGTAAGAATAAAGGAGAAGACGCTCGTTTGTATGAGGCTGTGAAAGGTTGTTCGGATTTCGCTATTGAACTGGGAATCAATATCCCAACAGGAAAAGATTCACTTTCAATGAAGCAGAAGTATCCTAATGGAGATGTAATCGCTCCCGGAACTGTAATCATTTCATCTGTTGCGAATTGCACCGACATCACCAAAGTAGTAGAACCCGTTTTGAAACGAAACGGTGGTGCGATTTACTACATCAATCTGTCGCAAGATGAATTCAAATTGGGAGGTTCTTCTTTTGCTCAAATTTTAAACAAAATCGGAAAAGAAGCTCCGACTATCAAAGATGCTGAATACTTCAAAAAGGCATTTAATGCGATTCAACATCTTGTAAATCAAGGACAAATACAAGCAGGGCACGATATCGGAAGTGGAGGATTGATTACTACTTTGTTGGAGATGTGTTTTGCTGAAAATGATTTGGGAGCTGATTTTGATTTTTCAGCTTTAAAAGAGGAAGACACAGCAAAATTATTATTTAACGAAAATATTGGTGTTGTTTTTCAGGCAAATACAGAAGCGGAAAACTATCTGAAATCAGAAGGAATTGAGGTTTTCAAAATTGGAGCGGTAACAAATTCTGATATTCTGAATGTTAAGAATTTTGACACAGAATTGTCGTTTAATATTTCGGAATTGCGTGATATTTGGTATTTAACGTCTTATTTGTTGGATAAAAAGCAAACCAAAAACGATAAAGCAACGGAAAGATATCAAAATTACTCCGAACAACCGCTTGAGTTTGTGTTTCCGAAGCATTTTACAGGTGAAAAACCGACTTTTTCAACCGAAAATCGACCAAAAGCAGCCGTAATTCGCGAAAAAGGAAGTAATTCGGAGCGAGAAATGGCAAATGCGATGTATTTGGCAGGTTTTGACGTGAAAGATGTGCATATGACCGACCTTATTTCGGGAAGAGAAACGTTGGAAGATGTACAGTTCATCGGAGCAGTGGGAGGATTTTCAAATTCGGACGTGTTGGGAAGTGCCAAAGGCTGGGCGGGAGCTTTCCTTTATAACGAAAAAGCAAAAACGGCTTTGGAGAATTTCTTCAAAAGAGAAGATACGCTTTCGGTAGGGATATGTAATGGTTGTCAGTTATTTATGGAGTTGGAAGTGATTAATCCTGAACACGAAACACACGGAAAAATGTTACACAATGATAGCGGAAAACACGAAAGTGGGTTTACTTCGGTAACTGTTCAAAAAAATAATTCAGTGATGCTTTCTTCATTGGAAGGAACAACATTAGGTGTTTGGATTTCTCACGGAGAAGGAAAATTCCGTTTGCCGATGGCTGAAAATGAATATAATATCGTTGCAAAATACGCTTATGAAGGCTATCCTGCCAATCCGAATGGCTCGGATTACAACACAGCGATGCTTTGCGACAAAACGGGTCGCCATTTGGTAACGATGCCGCACATTGAACGTTCTGTTTTTCAGTGGAATTGGGCAAACTATCCCGAAAATCGCCGCGATGAGGTTTCCCCTTGGGTAGAGGCCTTTGTCAATGCCAGAAAATGGATAGAGGAAAAACAAGGAAAATAG
- the atpH gene encoding ATP synthase F1 subunit delta, producing the protein MYGFRAANRYAKALLEYSLQQNSVERVFQDMTLIHKTINANKELSHLLDSPIVKTIVKKNVLEKIFVDISPEVRRLFKLLIENRRLPILNQIAQKFIIQYNEHKNNKTAIVTTAVPLTESMRNEVLRKIESLTQNRNITLENKVDESIIGGFILRIGDIQYNASVSYKLNKLKQDFQEKLFV; encoded by the coding sequence ATGTACGGATTTAGAGCAGCTAACAGATACGCGAAAGCACTTCTGGAATATTCTTTACAGCAAAATTCTGTTGAAAGAGTATTTCAGGATATGACATTGATTCACAAAACGATAAATGCAAATAAGGAGTTGAGCCATCTTTTGGATTCTCCTATTGTGAAAACCATTGTGAAGAAAAATGTTTTGGAAAAAATCTTTGTGGATATATCTCCTGAAGTACGCAGATTGTTCAAATTATTGATTGAAAACAGACGTTTGCCTATTCTAAACCAAATTGCTCAAAAGTTTATAATTCAGTACAATGAGCATAAAAATAACAAAACGGCAATCGTGACAACCGCAGTTCCTCTTACTGAAAGTATGAGAAACGAGGTGCTTCGTAAGATTGAGAGTTTGACACAAAATAGAAATATTACTCTTGAAAATAAGGTAGATGAAAGCATTATTGGGGGATTTATTCTTCGTATAGGAGATATTCAATACAATGCGAGCGTTTCCTACAAATTGAACAAACTAAAACAAGATTTTCAGGAGAAACTTTTTGTTTAA
- a CDS encoding M23 family metallopeptidase gives MLLKEDFKKGVFFLLATPLFWSCDGLITKLKEEKKEEKEKTVVVEEPKKEPVFEFGFNLDEYNIVKDTVKSGDTFGKILASNNVGASEIHEISTKMKEVLDSRMLRAGKAYALLFDKKNPSKPHSFVYQPSLTEYVVVKMSDSIYAYSEQRKITIVEREKAGFIKNSLIESALDVGMSYNVAFNLSQIFDYTIDFFHLQEGDNFKIIYEERYVDDTIYAGVANVKAAYFEHKGKPYYAFNYVTDSVSGKKGFYDEKGNTMKRMFLKAPLEIFRITSRFGMRYHPVLHRMKNHFGTDYAAPHGTPIRATAAGTVIEAGYNGGNGNYVKIKHNATYTTQYLHMSKILVKKGQHVPQGHIIGKVGSTGLATGPHVCYRFWKNGKQVDPLKEKMPESIPIDEKLKERYLQDIASVKQQLDALKAVPIEEETQEKENEIDLKVEQQTLSQL, from the coding sequence ATGTTATTAAAAGAAGATTTTAAAAAAGGTGTTTTTTTCCTTTTGGCAACGCCTCTCTTCTGGAGTTGTGACGGATTGATAACAAAACTAAAGGAAGAGAAGAAGGAAGAAAAAGAGAAAACGGTTGTGGTTGAAGAGCCCAAAAAAGAACCTGTTTTTGAGTTTGGCTTCAACTTAGATGAGTACAACATTGTCAAGGATACAGTAAAGTCAGGGGATACTTTCGGTAAGATATTGGCATCTAATAATGTAGGAGCTTCTGAAATTCACGAAATTTCTACCAAGATGAAAGAAGTGCTTGATTCCAGAATGTTAAGAGCCGGGAAGGCATACGCTCTGCTTTTCGATAAGAAAAACCCTTCAAAACCACATAGTTTCGTATATCAGCCTTCACTTACGGAATATGTGGTTGTAAAAATGTCTGATTCCATTTATGCTTACAGCGAGCAGCGCAAAATAACGATTGTGGAACGAGAAAAGGCTGGTTTTATTAAAAATAGCTTAATTGAGTCGGCGTTGGATGTGGGAATGAGTTACAATGTGGCGTTCAACCTTTCTCAAATTTTTGATTATACGATTGACTTTTTCCATTTGCAGGAAGGCGACAATTTTAAAATTATATATGAAGAACGTTATGTAGATGATACCATTTACGCAGGCGTAGCTAATGTGAAAGCGGCTTATTTTGAACATAAAGGAAAGCCGTATTATGCATTTAATTACGTAACAGATTCTGTTTCAGGTAAAAAAGGATTTTACGATGAAAAAGGAAATACGATGAAGCGAATGTTTCTGAAGGCTCCTTTGGAAATATTTCGAATAACTTCCCGATTTGGAATGCGTTATCATCCTGTGTTACATCGTATGAAAAATCACTTCGGAACGGATTATGCGGCACCTCACGGAACACCTATTCGGGCTACGGCAGCAGGAACGGTCATAGAAGCCGGATATAACGGAGGGAATGGTAATTATGTGAAAATCAAGCATAATGCGACCTATACGACACAATATTTGCATATGTCCAAAATTTTGGTGAAAAAAGGACAACACGTTCCACAAGGTCATATAATTGGTAAAGTTGGGAGTACAGGACTTGCCACCGGACCTCACGTTTGTTATCGTTTTTGGAAAAATGGCAAACAAGTTGATCCTTTGAAAGAAAAAATGCCTGAGTCCATCCCGATTGATGAGAAATTGAAAGAGAGATATTTGCAAGATATCGCTTCGGTAAAACAGCAATTAGACGCCCTGAAAGCAGTTCCGATTGAGGAGGAAACTCAAGAGAAAGAAAACGAAATAGATTTGAAAGTGGAACAACAAACACTTTCACAGTTGTAA
- a CDS encoding F0F1 ATP synthase subunit B produces MNFTHPESLLFWATLIFIVLLFLLSKFAWKPILSAVKQREDSINNALEAAEEARKQMANLKADNERLLAEARAERDAMLKEAKELKDKIVAEAKDEAQKEGQKLIEQARQAIDSEKKVAVAQLKDQVASLSIEIAEKVMKSELSDQKKQTALIDEYLKGATLN; encoded by the coding sequence ATGAACTTTACACATCCTGAAAGTCTCTTGTTTTGGGCAACTTTGATTTTTATCGTTTTGCTCTTTTTGTTGTCAAAATTCGCTTGGAAACCAATTCTTTCAGCAGTTAAACAACGTGAGGATTCTATCAACAATGCGTTGGAAGCTGCGGAAGAGGCTCGTAAGCAAATGGCTAACTTGAAAGCCGATAACGAGCGTTTGCTTGCGGAGGCACGTGCAGAGAGAGATGCTATGCTAAAAGAAGCAAAGGAATTGAAAGACAAAATCGTTGCTGAAGCAAAAGATGAGGCTCAAAAAGAAGGTCAAAAGTTAATCGAACAAGCCAGACAAGCTATTGATTCTGAGAAGAAAGTAGCTGTAGCTCAGTTGAAAGACCAAGTAGCTTCTCTGTCTATTGAAATTGCTGAAAAAGTAATGAAAAGTGAGCTTTCTGACCAGAAAAAGCAAACTGCCCTGATTGATGAGTATTTAAAAGGAGCTACTTTAAATTAA
- the atpA gene encoding F0F1 ATP synthase subunit alpha, protein MAEIKAAEISAILKEQLANFDATASLEEVGTVLQVGDGIARIFGLSNAQYGELVKFDNGLKGIVLNLEEDNVGITLLGPSTDIKEGDTVKRTGLIASINVGDGIVGRVVNTLGQPIDGKGPITGQLYEMPLERKAPGVIFRQPVNEPLQTGIKSVDAMIPIGRGQRELVIGDRQTGKTTVCIDTILNQKEFYDAGKPVYCIYVAIGQKASTVAAITKTLEDHGALAYTTIVAANASDPAPMQVYAPFAGAAIGEYFRDTGRPALIIYDDLSKQAVAYREVSLLLRRPPGREAYPGDVFYLHSRLLERAAKVIADDKIAQGMNDLPDSIKHLVKGGGSLTALPIIETQAGDVSAYIPTNVISITDGQIFLESDLFNSGVRPAINVGISVSRVGGSAQIKSMKKVAGTLKLDQAQYRELEAFAKFGSDLDAATMNVIEKGKRNVEILKQSQNDPYTVENQIAIIYVGSKNLLRQVPVNKVKEFEKEYLEFLNLQHRDVLDELKAGQFNDKITGTLEKVAKEIAERFSK, encoded by the coding sequence ATGGCAGAAATTAAAGCCGCTGAAATTTCAGCAATTTTAAAAGAACAATTAGCTAATTTTGATGCAACTGCTTCTTTAGAGGAAGTGGGAACCGTGTTGCAAGTAGGAGATGGTATTGCCCGTATCTTCGGATTGTCAAATGCACAGTACGGAGAGTTGGTGAAATTTGATAACGGACTGAAAGGTATTGTGTTGAACCTTGAAGAAGACAACGTAGGTATCACCTTGTTAGGACCTTCAACAGATATCAAAGAAGGAGATACAGTTAAAAGAACAGGATTAATCGCTTCAATTAATGTAGGAGATGGCATTGTTGGGCGTGTTGTAAATACATTGGGGCAACCTATTGACGGTAAAGGACCTATCACAGGGCAATTGTACGAAATGCCTTTAGAGCGTAAAGCACCTGGGGTTATCTTCCGCCAGCCGGTAAATGAGCCATTGCAAACAGGTATCAAATCGGTGGATGCAATGATTCCTATCGGACGCGGACAACGTGAGTTGGTTATCGGTGACCGTCAAACTGGAAAAACTACAGTTTGTATCGATACCATTTTGAATCAAAAAGAATTCTATGATGCAGGGAAACCTGTGTACTGTATATATGTTGCTATCGGGCAGAAAGCTTCAACGGTAGCTGCGATTACCAAAACTTTGGAAGATCACGGAGCGTTGGCTTACACTACCATCGTAGCGGCAAATGCTTCTGACCCGGCACCAATGCAGGTGTATGCACCTTTTGCGGGAGCAGCCATCGGGGAGTATTTCCGAGATACGGGTCGTCCGGCTTTGATTATTTATGATGACTTGTCAAAACAAGCGGTAGCTTATCGTGAGGTGTCTTTGTTACTTAGAAGGCCACCAGGGCGTGAGGCTTATCCTGGGGACGTATTCTACTTGCATTCTCGTTTGCTTGAAAGAGCTGCTAAAGTAATCGCTGACGATAAAATTGCACAAGGAATGAACGACTTGCCAGACAGTATCAAACATTTGGTAAAAGGAGGAGGATCACTTACAGCCTTGCCAATCATTGAAACTCAAGCAGGTGACGTTTCGGCGTATATCCCAACAAACGTAATTTCAATTACTGACGGACAGATTTTCTTGGAGTCAGATTTGTTTAACTCAGGGGTACGTCCGGCGATTAACGTAGGTATTTCGGTATCACGTGTGGGAGGTTCAGCTCAGATTAAATCAATGAAAAAAGTTGCGGGAACGTTAAAACTTGACCAAGCACAATATCGTGAGTTGGAGGCTTTTGCTAAATTCGGTTCAGATTTGGACGCGGCTACGATGAACGTTATCGAAAAAGGGAAGCGTAACGTAGAGATTTTGAAACAATCACAAAACGACCCATATACTGTTGAAAACCAAATTGCAATTATTTACGTAGGTTCTAAAAACTTGCTTCGTCAAGTGCCTGTAAATAAGGTAAAAGAATTTGAAAAAGAGTATTTGGAATTCTTGAACTTGCAACATCGTGATGTTTTGGATGAGTTGAAAGCAGGTCAGTTTAACGATAAAATAACAGGTACTTTAGAGAAAGTAGCTAAAGAAATTGCTGAGAGATTCTCAAAATAA
- a CDS encoding DUF3108 domain-containing protein, with protein sequence MKRIVIFFFFLAFVWNVQGQELPFKGGEWLKFKVKYGIFNTSEATLHLKEVNYGGERVFHAVGKGSTTGLARVFFKVDDTYESYFGIKDDAPRHFIRDIYEGGYTKHLKMYFNHNTQKAKIDNIETGTSTEIGVPMGIQDVISGFYSLRHRPEIDSIQKGQEVEMDMIFDDDEIFKFKLRYLGKERIKTKFGSVNTMIFRPLVQDGRVFKEQESLTLWITDDKNKIPVRVKASLRVGSLVADLDGFNGLKYPTELKNN encoded by the coding sequence ATGAAGCGAATAGTGATTTTTTTCTTCTTCTTGGCTTTTGTTTGGAATGTACAAGGGCAGGAACTACCTTTTAAAGGTGGCGAATGGTTGAAATTCAAGGTGAAATACGGAATATTTAATACGAGTGAGGCTACTTTGCATCTGAAAGAAGTGAACTATGGTGGGGAAAGAGTGTTTCACGCGGTGGGAAAAGGTTCTACAACTGGGTTGGCTCGAGTATTTTTTAAGGTAGATGATACTTACGAGAGTTATTTCGGGATAAAAGATGACGCTCCTCGCCATTTTATACGAGATATTTATGAAGGAGGCTACACTAAACATCTGAAAATGTACTTCAATCATAATACCCAAAAGGCAAAAATCGATAACATTGAAACGGGAACTTCTACGGAAATTGGAGTGCCAATGGGAATTCAGGATGTGATTTCCGGATTTTATTCTCTTCGCCATCGTCCTGAAATAGATAGTATTCAGAAAGGACAAGAAGTGGAAATGGATATGATTTTTGACGATGATGAAATATTCAAATTCAAATTGAGATACTTAGGAAAAGAGAGAATTAAAACCAAATTCGGTTCTGTCAATACAATGATTTTTAGGCCTTTGGTGCAAGATGGACGTGTCTTTAAAGAACAAGAAAGTTTAACTCTTTGGATTACAGATGATAAAAATAAAATTCCTGTTAGGGTGAAAGCAAGTCTTCGGGTAGGTTCGTTGGTTGCCGATTTGGACGGGTTTAATGGTTTGAAATATCCGACAGAACTTAAAAATAATTAG
- the atpE gene encoding ATP synthase F0 subunit C, with translation MTLALGGIGAAIAALAAGFGIGKIGAAAMEGIARQPEAASKIQTAMIIAAALIEGVALFAVVVALIAK, from the coding sequence ATGACTTTAGCTTTAGGAGGAATTGGGGCTGCTATTGCAGCTTTAGCAGCAGGTTTCGGTATTGGTAAAATTGGAGCAGCCGCAATGGAAGGTATTGCTCGTCAGCCAGAAGCAGCTTCAAAAATTCAAACAGCTATGATTATCGCTGCCGCTCTTATCGAGGGTGTTGCCCTTTTTGCTGTGGTAGTTGCGTTAATCGCGAAGTAA